One Terriglobales bacterium genomic window, AGGATGAGCGCCGCCACCACCAGCTTCATCGAATGGGAGCTTTCTCGAGATAGCGTCCTACCAGCCGGGCGCAGTGCTCCACTAGTTGGCGGTCGTCCGGCCCGAAGGCGGCCGGGGAGTGGCTGTCAATGTCCAGCTCGCCCACCACCTGTCCCTGCACAAAGATGGGGGCGACGATCTCGGACTTGGTCTCGATCGAGCAGGAAAGATAGCGCGGGTCGGAGTGGACGTCGTCCACCACGACGGTGTGCCCGCTCGAGGCCGCCGCGCCGCAGATGCCCTGATCGAGCGGGATGCGCGTGTGCGGCGTGGGCGCGCCCACGAACGGACCCAGTACCAGCGTCGGCTCCTTCGCGCCCTGCTCCAGCATGTAGAAGCCCACCCAGTTGTAGGTCGGAAGCTGCTGCGCCAGGCGGCTCGCGATCGAAGTCATCAGGTGCTCGACAGAAGGGGAGGAGACGGCCCGATGCTCCAGTTCCCGGGCCAGCTCCTGTTTGCTGCTTTCTACCGGCATAGCTGGCTATTAAATCACAAGCCCCGGTTTGGCCTGGGAAGGGCGTACCGCCGGCGCGATGCGCCGCAATCCCTTTGCGGCAGGGAAGAGGTCGGGGCGGATGGCGGCGGCCAGCGCCTTGAGCCCCGCCATCAGCGTGGCAGCCGGCGTGTTCAGGTACTGGTCGCGGATGCAATACACTCGACCAGCGCGCACCGCGCTCACCTTCTGCCAGCCCCGCTGCGCGACGATCTTTTCCAGCGGGACGCGGTCGCCGGCGCCACACCAGGCGGCGAGGACGACCTCTACGGAGCTGCTGTTGTTAGAATTGCGGCCGTGGCCACCTATTCGCCCCAGCTTCTCGACCACTTCGAGCACCCGCGCAACGTGGGC contains:
- a CDS encoding GAF domain-containing protein, with protein sequence MPVESSKQELARELEHRAVSSPSVEHLMTSIASRLAQQLPTYNWVGFYMLEQGAKEPTLVLGPFVGAPTPHTRIPLDQGICGAAASSGHTVVVDDVHSDPRYLSCSIETKSEIVAPIFVQGQVVGELDIDSHSPAAFGPDDRQLVEHCARLVGRYLEKAPIR